In Cottoperca gobio chromosome 1, fCotGob3.1, whole genome shotgun sequence, a genomic segment contains:
- the erp27 gene encoding endoplasmic reticulum resident protein 27, translating into MLITLFFSLLVSSVVATDEDSALPRLTDTKAAEAFIDSAEVVVIGFVEGEESHGYQELVAAAKRVDSVPVAICTEKAVWADYSLSSDTITLFRKADNHQENLVLAKAKKVEADGLVNFITINEVRYVTEYDQVTAVGLFNSEVKTHLLLFANRGSKEYTELKERLGALAPEFTGKFLFVLINGAVKSNIRSLGYFGLKSQDLPRVGLYDSESDMKWLLPEGQISTERVREFCQSFLQGELKEVKQAGAEAKTEL; encoded by the exons ATGCTGATCACtctgtttttctccctcctgGTGTCTTCTGTCGTTGCCACAGACGAAG aCAGTGCCCTTCCCAGACTGACTGACACCAAAGCTGCAGAGGCCTTCATCGACTCTGCTGAAGTGGTGGTCATCGGATTCGTGGAG GGAGAGGAGAGTCACGGCTATCAGGAACTCGTTGCAGCAGCAAAGCGAGTTGACTCCGTCCCGGTCGCCATCTGCACTGAGAAAGCGGTGTGGGCGGACTACAGCCTCTCCTCAGACACCATCACCCTCTTCAGAAAG GCAGATAACCACCAGGAGAACCTCGTTCTTGCCAAAGCCAAGAAGGTAGAAGCGGACGGTCTTGTCAACTTTATCACCATCAACGAGGTCCGATACGTCACAGAATACGACCAAGTG ACCGCAGTGGGCCTGTTCAACTCAGAGGTGAAGACACACCTCCTGCTCTTTGCAAACAGGGGGAGTAAAGAATACACTGAGCTGAAGGAGCGACTGGGAGCGCTGGCCCCTGAGTTCACAGGAAAG TTCTTGTTTGTGCTGATTAATGGAGCAGTGAAGTCCAACATCCGGTCACTGGGCTACTTCGGCCTCAAGTCTCAGGACCTCCCACGAGTTGGTTTGTATGATAGTGAGTCTGACATGAAGTGGCTCCTGCCCGAGGGACAGATCTCCACCGAGCGAGTACGGGAGTTCTGCCAGTCCTTCCTACAAGGGGAACTGAAG gAGGTGAAGCAGGCTGGAGCAGAAGCCAAAACAGAGCTCTAG